A region from the Onthophagus taurus isolate NC chromosome 8, IU_Otau_3.0, whole genome shotgun sequence genome encodes:
- the LOC111425192 gene encoding alpha-1,6-mannosyl-glycoprotein 2-beta-N-acetylglucosaminyltransferase isoform X1: MRRKSNMWIRSGVAVFVVFFVWLQLNFLSYSGSADTADLNESATIFSMVPSVLHKFLTPRPRNVSNINGSATNATYRTSLNITEIKKFIAQCNLQQTIYNEDLFGPLQNDSVIIIVQVHDRITYLRHLIVSLAQAQDISQALLIFSHDIFDEEINSLVQSIDFCKVMQVFYPFSIQTHPNEFPGEDPNDCSRNLKRDEALVQKCNNAPYPDLYGHYREAKFTQTKHHWWWKANRVFNQLEVTRNHTGLVVFLEEDHFVAQDFIHVLKLMDNTCKTSCPQCNILSLGTYLKTFSYYADSKKKELLRAIKQQATVNVMQPSWTFQVLPSLYQHTQKVEITPWISSKHNMGMAFNRTTWNLIRNCSEFFCKYDDYNWDWSLQHVSQYCLKQRLHAMVIRGPRVFHIGECGVHHKKNNCESTGVISKVQKVLKSAKNHLFPSYLTLTYVTPLKKTKIRKGNGGWGDRRDHMLCIGMTAR; this comes from the exons ATGCGACGCAAGAGCAACATGTGGATAAGGTCGGGGGTGGCGGTATTCGTCGTCTTCTTCGTCTGGCTGCAGCTCAATTTCTTGAGTTACAGCGGGTCCGCGGACACAGCCGATCTAAACGAGTCTGCGACCATCTTCAGCATGGTGCCATCCGTTTTGCACAAGTTTCTCACCCCGAGGCCTCGCAACGTTTCAAATATAAATGGCAGCGCCACCAACGCCACGTATCGAACGTCGCTCAACATCACCGAAATCAAGAAGTTCATCGCACAATGCAACTTGCAGCAAACCATTTACAACGAAGATCTATTCGGACCATTACAAAATGattctgttattattattgttcag gtacATGATCGAATAACGTATTTAAGACACCTAATTGTTAGTTTAGCACAAGCTCAAGACATTTCGCAAGCCTTATTGATATTCTCCCACGAcatttttgatgaagaaattaataGTTTGGTCCAAAGCATCGATTTTTGCAAGGTGATGCAGGTGTTTTATCCGTTTTCGATACAGACGCACCCCAACGAATTTCCCGGGGAGGATCCTAACGATTGTTCACGAAATTTAAAACGAGACGAGGCGTTGGTTCAGAAATGCAATAACGCTCCTTATCCCGATCTTTATGGACATTATCGAGAAGCGAAATTCACGCAGACGAAACACCATTGGTGGTGGAAAGCCAACAGGGTGTTTAATCAGCTTGAAGTTACCAGGAACCATACTGGGTTGGTCGTTTTTTTAGAAGAGGATCATTTTGTCGCACAGGATTTTATACATGTTCTTAAATTAATGGATAACACTTGCAAGACTTCGTGTCCACAATGTAACATACTTTCTTTGGGAACTTACTTGAAGACGTTTTCTTATTACGCTGACTCAAAGAAG AAGGAACTGTTGCGCGCGATTAAGCAACAAGCAACGGTAAACGTGATGCAACCGTCGTGGActtttcaagtgttaccttcGCTTTACCAGCACACTCAGAAG gttGAAATCACGCCGTGGATAAGCAGTAAACACAACATGGGGATGGCGTTTAATAGAACGACGTGGAATCTCATCAGAAATTGCTCCGAGTTCTTTTGCAAGTACGATGATTATAATTGGGATTGGTCTCTACAACACGTTTCGCAGTATTGCTTAAAACAACGGTTGCATGCTATGGTGATTAGAGGACCTAGAGTTTTTCACATTGGGGAATG tggcgttcatcacaaaaaaaataattgcgaGTCAACAGGAGTTATATCGAAGGTGCAAAAGGTGCTGAAATCGGCGAAAAATCACCTCTTCCCAAGTTATCTTACTTTGACTTATGTGACGCCATTAAAAAAGACGAAAATACGTAAAGGGAACGGTGGTTGGGGAGACCGTCGTGATCATATGTTGTGTATAGGGATGACAGCGAGATAG
- the LOC111425192 gene encoding alpha-1,6-mannosyl-glycoprotein 2-beta-N-acetylglucosaminyltransferase isoform X2, whose amino-acid sequence MRRKSNMWIRSGVAVFVVFFVWLQLNFLSYSGSADTADLNESATIFSMVPSVLHKFLTPRPRNVSNINGSATNATYRTSLNITEIKKFIAQCNLQQTIYNEDLFGPLQNDSVIIIVQVHDRITYLRHLIVSLAQAQDISQALLIFSHDIFDEEINSLVQSIDFCKVMQVFYPFSIQTHPNEFPGEDPNDCSRNLKRDEALVQKCNNAPYPDLYGHYREAKFTQTKHHWWWKANRVFNQLEVTRNHTGLVVFLEEDHFVAQDFIHVLKLMDNTCKTSCPQCNILSLGTYLKTFSYYADSKKVEITPWISSKHNMGMAFNRTTWNLIRNCSEFFCKYDDYNWDWSLQHVSQYCLKQRLHAMVIRGPRVFHIGECGVHHKKNNCESTGVISKVQKVLKSAKNHLFPSYLTLTYVTPLKKTKIRKGNGGWGDRRDHMLCIGMTAR is encoded by the exons ATGCGACGCAAGAGCAACATGTGGATAAGGTCGGGGGTGGCGGTATTCGTCGTCTTCTTCGTCTGGCTGCAGCTCAATTTCTTGAGTTACAGCGGGTCCGCGGACACAGCCGATCTAAACGAGTCTGCGACCATCTTCAGCATGGTGCCATCCGTTTTGCACAAGTTTCTCACCCCGAGGCCTCGCAACGTTTCAAATATAAATGGCAGCGCCACCAACGCCACGTATCGAACGTCGCTCAACATCACCGAAATCAAGAAGTTCATCGCACAATGCAACTTGCAGCAAACCATTTACAACGAAGATCTATTCGGACCATTACAAAATGattctgttattattattgttcag gtacATGATCGAATAACGTATTTAAGACACCTAATTGTTAGTTTAGCACAAGCTCAAGACATTTCGCAAGCCTTATTGATATTCTCCCACGAcatttttgatgaagaaattaataGTTTGGTCCAAAGCATCGATTTTTGCAAGGTGATGCAGGTGTTTTATCCGTTTTCGATACAGACGCACCCCAACGAATTTCCCGGGGAGGATCCTAACGATTGTTCACGAAATTTAAAACGAGACGAGGCGTTGGTTCAGAAATGCAATAACGCTCCTTATCCCGATCTTTATGGACATTATCGAGAAGCGAAATTCACGCAGACGAAACACCATTGGTGGTGGAAAGCCAACAGGGTGTTTAATCAGCTTGAAGTTACCAGGAACCATACTGGGTTGGTCGTTTTTTTAGAAGAGGATCATTTTGTCGCACAGGATTTTATACATGTTCTTAAATTAATGGATAACACTTGCAAGACTTCGTGTCCACAATGTAACATACTTTCTTTGGGAACTTACTTGAAGACGTTTTCTTATTACGCTGACTCAAAGAAG gttGAAATCACGCCGTGGATAAGCAGTAAACACAACATGGGGATGGCGTTTAATAGAACGACGTGGAATCTCATCAGAAATTGCTCCGAGTTCTTTTGCAAGTACGATGATTATAATTGGGATTGGTCTCTACAACACGTTTCGCAGTATTGCTTAAAACAACGGTTGCATGCTATGGTGATTAGAGGACCTAGAGTTTTTCACATTGGGGAATG tggcgttcatcacaaaaaaaataattgcgaGTCAACAGGAGTTATATCGAAGGTGCAAAAGGTGCTGAAATCGGCGAAAAATCACCTCTTCCCAAGTTATCTTACTTTGACTTATGTGACGCCATTAAAAAAGACGAAAATACGTAAAGGGAACGGTGGTTGGGGAGACCGTCGTGATCATATGTTGTGTATAGGGATGACAGCGAGATAG
- the LOC111425650 gene encoding interferon-induced, double-stranded RNA-activated protein kinase-like, which yields MEHESYLDVIKNYGQPPRQSTFASYMETTFNVLSNLGSGGFGSVFEVKHRNTERSYAIKRVKIERNKGVDYAIREMLVLKALNHPNIVRYFDSWLERTPSDFCYDHYYYYNCNKSSCNLTKAVASRCNCCPVNPHSNDMKIFFFIQMELCLTGSLKDWLFFTAPNRVKADSLDVFRQIVDGVAYIHSKNLIHRDLKPCNIFFSLNGVVKIGDFGLVTSMDNHGNNEELDNSIEQSHTRGAGTQLYMSPEVYYTKTYDNKADIFALGMILYELMVPYSNEEDRTRGLIDLRRAIYNVVFVLNDIHEFHSVVNMMCINPDDRPTIFEVREMFS from the exons ATG GAACACGAATCATATTTAGACGTAATTAAGAATTATGGGCAGCCACCACGCCAATCAACTTTTGCCTCATATATGGAAACCACCTTCAATGTACTTAGTAATTTGGGTTCCGGAGGGTTCGGAAGTGTTTTTGAAGTAAAACATAGGAATACTGAACGTAGTTATGCTattaaaagagttaaaataGAACGAAATAAAGGCGTGGATTATGCTATCCGTGAAATGTTGGTGTTAAAAGCGTTGAATCATCCGAATATTGTTCGATATTTTGACTCATGGCTGGAACGAACACCCTCTGATTTTTGTTACgatcattattattactataatTGTAACAAGTCATCTTGTAACTTAACGAAAGCTGTGGCATCCCGTTGTAACTGCTGCCCTGTGAATCCTCACTCAAATGAcatgaaaattttcttttttattcaaatggAGTTGTGTCTAACAGGAAGTTTAAAAGATTGGCTGTTTTTCACCGCGCCTAATCGCGTTAAAGCGGATTCTTTAGACGTTTTTAGACAAATTGTTGATGGAGTTGCTTATATTcattctaaaaatttaatacaccGAGATTTAAAACCgtgcaacatttttttctcattgaATGGAGTCGTGAAAATTGGAGATTTTGGCTTAGTCACTAGTATGGATAACCATGGTAACAACGAAGAGTTAGACAACTCAATAGAGCAAAGTCACACGCGAGGTGCTGGAACACAGCTCTATATGAGCCCAGAAGTATATTATACGAAAACGTACGACAATAAAGCTGATATTTTTGCGTTAGGGATGATATTGTACGAATTAATGGTCCCATATTCAAACGAAGAGGATAGAACTAGAGGATTGATAGATTTACGACGAGCAATATATAACGTAGTCTTCGTATTGAATGATATACACGAGTTTCACTCAGTTGTAAATATGATGTGTATAAATCCGGATGATCGTCCAACAATTTTCGAAGTTAGAgaaatgttttcttaa
- the LOC111425193 gene encoding phosphatidylethanolamine-binding protein homolog F40A3.3-like isoform X2 has protein sequence MEKLEVVPDVIDQVPKEVCKVSYPSGVKVDLGNVLTPTQVKDIPNVEWTADDSALYTVCMTDPDAPSRKEPKFREWHHWLVGNVPGANISKGETLSQYVGSGPPQGTGLHRYVFLIYKQNGKLNFDEQRLTNTSGDNRGCFSIKKFAEKYQLGQPVAGNFYQAEWDDYVPILYKQLGG, from the exons ATGGAAAAGTTGGAAGTTGTCCCCGATGTTATCGATCAAGTTCCCAAGGAAGTCTGCAAG GTTAGCTATCCAAGTGGTGTCAAGGTTGATCTTGGGAACGTTTTGACGCCGACTCAAGTTAAAGACATTCCAAACGTGGAATGGACAGCCGATGATAGCGCTTTATACACCGTTTGCATGACGGATCCGGATGCTCCAAGTCGCAAAGAACCGAAATTTCGCGAATGGCATCATTGGTTAGTGGGAAACGTTCCCGGAGCTAACATTTCTAAAGGAGAGACTTTATCTCAATACGTCGGATCTGGACCGCCTCAAGGAACCGGATTACACCGTtacgtttttttgatttacaaacaaaatggaaaattaaattttgatgaacAGAGACTTACAAACACTTCAGGGGATAATAGAGGATgcttttcaatcaaaaaatttgccgaaaAATATCAATTGGGTCAACCTGTCGCTGGTAATTTTTATCAAGCCGAATGGGACGATTACGTTCCTATTTTGTACAAACAATTGGGcggataa
- the LOC111425193 gene encoding protein D2-like isoform X1, which yields MFALRRPAFVRHFSALVKNMEKLEVVPDVIDQVPKEVCKVSYPSGVKVDLGNVLTPTQVKDIPNVEWTADDSALYTVCMTDPDAPSRKEPKFREWHHWLVGNVPGANISKGETLSQYVGSGPPQGTGLHRYVFLIYKQNGKLNFDEQRLTNTSGDNRGCFSIKKFAEKYQLGQPVAGNFYQAEWDDYVPILYKQLGG from the exons ATGTTTGCACTTAGACGACCGGCATTTGTAAGACATTTTTCTGCACTAGTTAAAAACATGGAAAAGTTGGAAGTTGTCCCCGATGTTATCGATCAAGTTCCCAAGGAAGTCTGCAAG GTTAGCTATCCAAGTGGTGTCAAGGTTGATCTTGGGAACGTTTTGACGCCGACTCAAGTTAAAGACATTCCAAACGTGGAATGGACAGCCGATGATAGCGCTTTATACACCGTTTGCATGACGGATCCGGATGCTCCAAGTCGCAAAGAACCGAAATTTCGCGAATGGCATCATTGGTTAGTGGGAAACGTTCCCGGAGCTAACATTTCTAAAGGAGAGACTTTATCTCAATACGTCGGATCTGGACCGCCTCAAGGAACCGGATTACACCGTtacgtttttttgatttacaaacaaaatggaaaattaaattttgatgaacAGAGACTTACAAACACTTCAGGGGATAATAGAGGATgcttttcaatcaaaaaatttgccgaaaAATATCAATTGGGTCAACCTGTCGCTGGTAATTTTTATCAAGCCGAATGGGACGATTACGTTCCTATTTTGTACAAACAATTGGGcggataa